A section of the bacterium genome encodes:
- the ispH gene encoding 4-hydroxy-3-methylbut-2-enyl diphosphate reductase — translation MEIVIEQKSKPCPGVERAISLVEEAIGRGDKLFSVGKLIHNRREVDRLRSMGMEVIDRSTLDKRSEADKMAEMGFLIRAHGEIPDAISKARKLGMVVVDATCPIVQHSQEVVEQNVREGWAVIIAGKHEHPEVEGLLARAKGNGIVVSSVKEAESVKTSDRSILLAQSTIDGELFDKIRVELNKRVKILKIFDTTCRFIGNRREEVRKFVKDFDTVLVVGGSDSSNLGLLFTTANSIVKDCYRIEGINDIDPEWFKKTQRLGIVGGASTPRWQMEEIKAYIEEQQKENNPKGLNNRKGGTFKWWIRKNRK, via the coding sequence ATGGAAATAGTTATTGAACAAAAATCAAAACCATGCCCGGGAGTGGAAAGGGCCATATCTCTTGTTGAGGAAGCCATAGGAAGAGGCGATAAACTTTTTTCTGTGGGTAAATTGATACATAACAGGAGAGAAGTTGACAGGCTGAGAAGCATGGGCATGGAAGTGATTGACCGGAGCACACTTGATAAGAGGTCTGAGGCAGACAAGATGGCAGAAATGGGTTTTCTTATCAGAGCACATGGAGAGATCCCTGATGCAATAAGCAAGGCCCGGAAACTGGGAATGGTTGTAGTTGATGCGACATGCCCCATTGTTCAACATTCACAGGAAGTTGTTGAGCAGAATGTACGTGAAGGATGGGCTGTTATAATTGCCGGTAAGCATGAGCACCCTGAAGTTGAGGGGCTGCTTGCCCGGGCAAAAGGGAACGGTATTGTTGTATCAAGTGTTAAAGAAGCGGAATCAGTGAAAACGAGTGACAGATCCATATTACTTGCGCAGTCAACAATTGACGGAGAGCTTTTTGACAAAATCAGAGTAGAGTTAAATAAACGTGTAAAGATACTTAAAATTTTTGATACTACGTGCAGATTTATAGGAAACAGAAGAGAAGAGGTACGTAAATTTGTAAAAGATTTTGATACTGTCCTTGTTGTAGGTGGCAGTGATTCTTCAAATCTCGGGCTGCTTTTTACTACGGCAAATTCTATTGTTAAAGATTGTTACAGAATAGAAGGAATTAATGATATCGACCCCGAGTGGTTTAAAAAAACTCAGCGTCTTGGTATTGTTGGGGGAGCATCTACGCCGCGTTGGCAGATGGAAGAGATAAAGGCATATATTGAAGAACAGCAAAAGGAAAATAACCCGAAAGGGTTAAATAATAGAAAAGGAGGAACATTTAAATGGTGGATTCGGAAAAACCGAAAATGA
- a CDS encoding 30S ribosomal protein S1 translates to MVDSEKPKMMDEQSQEDESVMKGGENQTPAPEEPSVEKAEASKPEQTFDQEDNPFQDDQEYSDEEYKKFVELYDRTLADIRQGEIVTGRILAKTDSEVLVDIGFKSEGSIPIEEFNDPEEIKTGEEIEVFLENIEDTDGQLILSKKKAQFMRLWDQVVDTFHQGGTIEGKCVRRIKGGIVVDLQGVDAFLPGSQIDVKPIRDFDSLIGKNFTFKIVKVNRPRRNIVVSRRALLEESLKEQRKDVLDGLEKDMVLDGVVKNITDFGVFVDLGGVDGLLHINDLSWGRIRHPSEIVKLDETIKVVILDFNDAKDRISLGMKQLTPHPWKGVEEKYPEGSVVSGKVVSITDYGAFVELEKGVEGLIHVSEMSWTRHGMHPSKIVSVGETVEVKVLNVDREKKRISLGLKQLTADPWQEIEERFPVGTKIAGTVRNMTNFGAFVEIEEGIDGLIHISDLSWTKKIKHPSEVLKKSDEIEVMVLDINKKERRISLGYKQLTDDPWPAFEEAYKVGNETSATVLRFVDKGIIVELPLGLEGFVPISQMIESSIEKISKSIKEGDELNLVVIEFDRKNKRVVLSQKKIEEKKKKDKESSEKKNVDAFLKAREEPATLGEIAGEKLKKASEEVEKKEEKAGKQSEPETSVEVKEEKANEEESSEEEKDQKEESS, encoded by the coding sequence ATGGTGGATTCGGAAAAACCGAAAATGATGGACGAACAGAGCCAGGAGGACGAAAGTGTTATGAAAGGAGGTGAAAACCAAACGCCTGCTCCTGAGGAACCAAGTGTTGAAAAGGCAGAGGCATCCAAGCCTGAACAGACATTTGATCAGGAAGACAACCCGTTCCAGGATGACCAGGAATATTCAGATGAAGAGTACAAAAAATTCGTAGAGCTTTATGACCGTACTCTTGCTGATATTCGTCAGGGTGAGATTGTAACGGGAAGAATTCTTGCAAAGACTGATAGTGAAGTTTTAGTAGATATCGGGTTTAAGTCGGAAGGTTCTATCCCTATTGAGGAGTTCAATGATCCCGAAGAGATTAAAACGGGCGAAGAGATTGAGGTTTTTTTAGAGAATATTGAAGATACTGACGGCCAATTAATTCTCTCAAAGAAAAAAGCCCAGTTTATGCGTTTGTGGGATCAGGTTGTGGATACGTTTCATCAGGGAGGAACTATTGAAGGTAAATGCGTACGCCGTATTAAAGGAGGTATTGTTGTTGACCTTCAGGGTGTTGACGCATTTCTGCCCGGTTCTCAGATAGATGTAAAACCAATCAGGGATTTTGATTCCCTTATTGGTAAAAATTTTACCTTTAAAATTGTAAAAGTTAACAGACCACGAAGAAATATTGTTGTATCAAGAAGGGCTCTTCTTGAAGAGAGTTTAAAAGAACAACGCAAGGATGTCCTTGACGGGCTTGAGAAGGATATGGTATTGGACGGTGTTGTCAAGAATATTACGGATTTTGGAGTATTTGTTGATCTTGGCGGTGTTGACGGCCTTCTGCATATAAATGATCTTTCGTGGGGAAGAATTCGTCATCCTTCAGAGATTGTAAAGCTTGATGAGACAATCAAAGTTGTTATTCTGGATTTTAACGATGCAAAAGACAGGATTTCTCTTGGAATGAAGCAGCTTACGCCGCATCCGTGGAAGGGTGTTGAGGAGAAATATCCTGAAGGTTCTGTTGTCAGCGGGAAAGTGGTTTCTATTACTGATTACGGTGCATTTGTTGAACTTGAGAAGGGTGTTGAGGGTTTGATTCACGTTTCTGAAATGTCATGGACACGGCATGGTATGCATCCTTCAAAGATTGTCAGCGTAGGTGAGACTGTTGAAGTTAAGGTGCTGAATGTGGATAGGGAGAAAAAGCGTATTTCTCTCGGATTGAAACAGCTTACTGCTGACCCGTGGCAGGAAATTGAAGAGAGATTTCCTGTGGGAACAAAAATTGCCGGTACTGTCAGGAATATGACCAACTTTGGTGCATTTGTTGAAATCGAGGAAGGTATTGACGGGTTAATTCACATCTCTGACTTGTCCTGGACAAAAAAGATCAAACATCCGAGTGAAGTTCTTAAAAAGAGTGATGAGATTGAAGTGATGGTTCTTGATATCAATAAAAAAGAACGCCGTATTTCTCTCGGTTACAAACAGTTGACTGATGATCCGTGGCCGGCATTTGAAGAAGCCTATAAAGTAGGCAACGAGACTTCAGCCACTGTACTCAGGTTTGTGGATAAAGGTATTATTGTTGAGCTCCCCCTTGGTTTGGAAGGTTTTGTGCCTATTTCACAGATGATAGAATCTTCTATTGAGAAAATTTCAAAGAGCATTAAGGAAGGCGATGAATTAAATCTTGTTGTAATTGAATTTGACAGGAAAAATAAAAGAGTTGTCCTTTCACAGAAGAAAATAGAAGAAAAGAAGAAAAAGGACAAGGAAAGCAGTGAGAAGAAAAATGTTGATGCTTTTCTTAAGGCCAGGGAAGAGCCGGCAACTCTCGGCGAAATTGCTGGAGAAAAACTGAAAAAAGCTTCTGAAGAGGT